In Aspergillus nidulans FGSC A4 chromosome IV, a single window of DNA contains:
- a CDS encoding CorA family magnesium transporter (transcript_id=CADANIAT00000969) translates to MSVYRPINALSNASRPCVHKHQRVHELSLQYSQRPMNGNASMRYSRYDESADPDMRDKQAPSEVQSQTKLEIAQKYGLTTRDLRVFDLPSAGFPHVLVREHAILVHLFDLRLLIECDHVLLFHLASKSVEAGSASSNSNGDDDESDFGIGSSVSQVFSHNLERKLLGSANSTTQPYELRVLEAALASATSVLEAEYSLTADEVSQLLRKTHQDAPFISDKEKEYESLIHALLRLSRHLASIDQAARQVRTLTSEVLAEDEDMANMYLTDKAQGKPHLPSDHQDVEYLFEAYFKASDTIVQEATRMMGNITRTEETIRAALSVRRNQIMVLEARIEILMLALAGGTLVAGWYGMNVVNGSEESSTAFGAIVVGSLMGVGLITWGGLRRLKRINKIRV, encoded by the exons ATGAGTGTCTATCGACCCATTAACGCGCTGTCCAATGCATCACGGCCGTGTGTACACAAACATCAG CGAGTCCATGAACTGTCCCTCCAATACTCCCAGCGGCCTATGAACGGCAACGCTTCCATGCGGTACTCGCGGTACGACGAAAGTGCCGACCCTGATATGCGTGACAAGCAGGCCCCTTCCGAGGTCCAGAGCCAAACGAAGTTAGAAATCGCCCAGAAATATGGCCTGACCACTCGCGATCTACGGGTGTTTGATCTCCCTTCCGCTGGATTTCCGCATGTCCTGGTTCGGGAACATGCGATTTTGGTCCACTTGTTTGATCTGCGGCTGCTGATTGAGTGTGACCATGTCTTGCTTTTCCATCTGGCTAGTAAATCTGTTGAGGCTGGGAGTGCGAGTTCCAACAGTAatggcgacgacgatgaaagtGATTTTGGCATTGGTAGCAGTGTCTCACAGGTTTTCAGTCACAACCTCGAGCGAAAGCTTCTAGGTAGCGCCAACAGTACAACCCAGCCTTACGAACTACGGGTTCTCGAAGCAGCGCTTGCCTCAGCGACGTCTGTCCTCGAAGCGGAGTACAGCCTTACCGCAGACGAAGTCTCCCAACTCCTCCGGAAGACACACCAGGACGCGCCCTTCATATCAGACAAGGAAAAGGAATACGAGTCGCTTATCCACgcccttcttcgcctttctCGTCATCTTGCAAGTATTGATCAAGCCGCTCGGCAGGTTCGCACACTGACTTCCGAGGTCCtcgccgaggatgaagatatggCGAATATGTACCTCACCGATAAAGCTCAGGGAAAGCCACATCTTCCGTCCGACCACCAGGACGTCGAGTACCTTTTTGAAGCGTACTTTAAGGCCTCCGACACCATTGTGCAGGAGGCCACACGTATGATGGGCAATATCACACGCACGGAAGAGACGATCCGCGCTGCGTTAAGCGTGCGGCGTAACCAGATCATGGTTCTCGAGGCGCGGATTGAGATCTTGATGCTTGCGCTTGCAGGCGGGACGCTGGTGGCAGGATGGTATGGTATGAATGTTGTTAATGGGAGCGAGGAAAGCAGTACGGCCTTCGGGGCGATTGTTGTGGGCAGTCTGATGGGCGTTGGCCTCATCACCTGGGGTGGGCTACggcggctgaagaggatTAATAAAATACGGGTTTAA
- a CDS encoding uncharacterized protein (transcript_id=CADANIAT00000970), translated as MWVCMALPWYNFGSYGNRDAEEHDSWLADQNILGNYDMGPSKKI; from the exons ATGTGGGTATG CATGGCTCTGCCATGGTATAATTTTGGCTCGTACGGTAACCGTGATGCTGAGGAACACGACTCGTGGCTGGCAGACCAGAATATCCTTGGGAACTACGATATGGGACCATCTAAGAAGATCTGA
- a CDS encoding lysoplasmalogenase (transcript_id=CADANIAT00000971), with product METGTTFQLPPFPAPQLLLFSLTLPRPFRTQNAVLWRHITRTSNKREQSQNDTTSKRDQNQDVSVSFQAGVVAFAAAHIAYIYAFLQTAQTIAWPTFVTTFAATVAFAKWLGVIYPPTSSSVASNFLGLKISRDMKPLVLVYALIISSMFAVATSISNSSMISQRAAGAAMFVVSDVFVAASAFGTTSVGSRGLVRIAVGYGLYFWGQMVIAGTVEGLSSNMRSARVYKVA from the exons ATGGAAACAGGCACAACTTTCCAGCTTCCCCCCTTCCCAGCCCCgcagctgctcctcttctctctaaCCCTTCCTCGTCCTTTCCGAACACAGAATGCGGTCCTATGGCGGCACA TCACAAGGACTTCAAACAAGAGAGAACAATCACAAAACGataccaccagcaagagAGACCAAAACCAAGATGTCTCAGTTTCCTTTCAAGCTGGCGTTGTTGCATTTGCCGCCGCCCATATTGCCTATATCTACGCTTTTCTGCAGACAGCACAAACAATAGCCTGGCCAACATTTGTCACCACCTTTGCGGCAACAGTCGCTTTTGCAAAATGGCTCGGTGTGATCTATCCACCTACATCTTCATCAGTAGCGAGCAATTTCCTCGGCCTGAAAATCTCGAGAGACATGAAACCCCTTGTCCTCGTCTATGCACTGATCATAAGCTCGATGTTTGCGGTTGCTACTTCTATATCGAACTCTTCTATGATATCCCAACGAGCGGCTGGCGCTGCAATGTTTGTGGTCAGTGATGTCTTTGTTGCTGCCAGTGCGTTTGGGACCACGTCTGTTGGCAGCCGAGGATTGGTGAGGATCGCCGTCGGTTACGGTTTGTATTTTTGGGGGCAAATGGTTATTGCAGGTACCGTGGAGGGACT GAGTTCAAATATGCGGTCTGCGCGTGTCTACAAAGTGGCGTAA
- a CDS encoding protein urhB (transcript_id=CADANIAT00000972): MRLSTFFLLMAPAAARSYLSWMADSWILNNREHEGAYWYGRATIYEGYEAAYSLYGNETLLEWYRSQIDDVVVAPDGSIVDFNETYYSLDDYRIGNNILYWYERTGEEKYRLAADSIRAMLDRHPRTETGGFWHRQPNYPHQMWLDGIFMADVFYAKWTKLFDAKNITAWEDIVLQWDKIEAVTRDPGGTGLLVHGFDESKAAVWADPVTGASPLVWNRAVGWYFVSLIEVLDIYPKDLPGYKRLLGYYKRLAKAILRAQDRETDGWYLILSKQYVGAEGNYFESSAAAMFTYGWLAGLRKGYLDKKTFSKPAARAYRHLIDDFVTKHRNGTLTYEGTVQVGSLNSDASFEYYVSIPVVPNDTRGVGPFLLASYEWELQNRRS; the protein is encoded by the exons ATGAGGCTCTCtactttctttctcctgatGGCTCCGGCCGCAGCTCGCTCATACCTGTCATGGATGGCTGACTCCTggatcctcaacaaccggGAACACGAAGGCGCCTACTGGTATGGCCGCGCCACAATTTACGAAGGCTACGAAGCCGCGTACTCGCTCTACGGAAACGAGACCTTGCTTGAATGGTACCGGTCGCAGATTGACGACGTGGTGGTTGCCCCTGATGGCAGTATCGTCGACTTCAACGAGACGTACTATTCGCTCGACGACTACCGCATCGGGAATAACATCCTGTACTGGTACGAGCGCACTGGCGAAGAGAAGTACCGTCTGGCCGCAGACAGCATTCGCGCAATGCTCGACCGGCACCCCCGCACGGAAACGGGGGGGTTCTGGCACCGGCAGCCGAATTATCCGCATCAGATGTGGCTGGACGGCATTTTTATGGCGGATGTGTTTTACGCCAAGTGGACAAAGCTCTTTGACGCGAAGAATATAACTGCGTGGGAGGATATCGTCTTGCAGTGGGATAAGATTGAAGCCGTGACACGGGATCCCGGTGGCACTGGGCTACTCGTTCATGGGTTTGATGAGAGCAAGGCCGCCGTCTGGGCGGACCCGGTTACAGGAGCTTCGCCTCTTGTCTGGAACCGTGCTGTTGGGTGGTATTTTGTCTCCCTGATCGAGGTCCTGGATATCTACCCCAAGGACCTACCCGGATACAAACGACTTTTAGGATACTACAAGAGGCTCGCCAAGGCGATACTTCGCGCCCAGGACAGGGAGACAGACGGTTGGTATCTAATCCTGAGCAAGCAGTATGTTGGTGCCGAAGGGAACTACTTCGAAAGCTCTGCGGCCGCTATGTTCACCTATGGCTGGCTCGCCGGCCTGCGGAAGGGTTATCTTGACAAGAAGACGTTTTCGAAACCAGCGGCAAGGGCGTACAGACATTTAATTGACGATTTTGTCACGAAACATCGCAATGGAACCCTGACTTATGAAGGGACTGTTCAGGTTGGATCGCTTAATAGCGATGCGTCCTTTGAG TACTATGTGAGTATTCCAGTGGTTCCGAATGACACCCGTGGTGTTGGTCCGTTCCTGCTTGCTTCCTATGAGTGGGAGCTTCAGAATAGACGCTCGTAG
- a CDS encoding uncharacterized protein (transcript_id=CADANIAT00000973): protein MIQPVSWRKYKQAINKGKAGNNWDNSKGLDNMTKPVLPCNKKEKIHCEGSKAAKAAVYVGVKIRPDLLPYNKACILPRANCELHLTKQSSSCSMTTSYLEDADSSSIIRYITIACRLPQSTDKIHVKLGEIVRIGTNELSFTRTPLVRVGEIGLDTQLSFLFREHHLMFLMPYLIPKILQPVFLNNFK from the exons ATGATCCAAcccgtttcttggcgg AAGTACAAGCAAGCTAT TAATAAGGGTAAAGCTGGAAATAACTGGGATAATAGCAAGGGCCT TGATAATATGACCAAGCCAGTCTTGCCATGTAATAAGAAGGAAAAG ATCCACTGTGAGGGTAGCAAGGCAGCTAAAGCTGCTG TTTATGTTGGAGTCAAAATCCGCCCAGACCTGTTGCCGTATAACAAGGCATGTATCCTGCCTCGCGCAAACTGCGAGCTGCACCTCACAAAGCAATCCTCATCTTGTT CAATGACCACCAGTTACTTAGAAGATGCGGACTCGTCGTCAATTATTCGATACATTACCATTGCCTG CCGTCTGCCTCAGAGCACAGACAAAATCCATGTCAAACTTGGTGAAATTGTCCGCATTGGCACGAACGAGCTGAGCTTTACGAGAACGCCACTG GTTCGTGTTGGTGAG ATAGGGCTCGACACGCAgctcagcttcctcttccgtgAGCATCACCTGATGTTCCTCATGCCGTATTTAATTCCCAAGATCTTGCAACCAGTTTTCCTGAATAACTTTAAGTAG
- a CDS encoding zinc finger CCHC domain-containing protein (transcript_id=CADANIAT00000974), producing MRRPFTMTMEEESVALLLQQLQELRTEMRTQKQQLQEENNSLRAELQAVRNSQLRNHPPVTTTVTSATPTPYERSYPRPRHPDVEPFTGEDPKDYPPFQMNLRTKFAIDAACYPTEEEQVYYAYSRLRGKASQRVLPWLLARQKSETPVLWAEFSAVLDKAFGDPDRQRKALVRVNTMKQGKRDFEEFLNEFDEELLNAGGINWDDNQKKALLDTAINVELLKAMVGIRQEDSYDNYCNQLREINHNLQRVARLTRKGSRAAVPTHVARTRPAGGSDRTGTPDQMDWEATHAQIAALQKEVAALRTKGTRTPRKASQAPAEEKQKRLSEGKCLRCGDPDHFIQECPTKPTRRPRQVATVQEEQDQMDDYSESESENE from the coding sequence atgaggagaccttttactatgacaatggaagaagaaagcgtcgcattgttgctacagcagctccaggagctccgtacagagatgcggactcagaaacaacagctccaagaagagaataacagcttacgggcggaactacaggccgtacggaactcgcaactgagaaaccatccaccagttaccactacagttacatccgcaacgcccaccccctacgaacgaagctatccccgtcctcgtcacccggatgtcgaaccctttactggagaagaccctaaggactaccctcctttccagatgaaccttcgtacgaagtttgcaatcgacgccgcctgctaccctacagaggaggaacaagtttactatgcctacagccgcctgagaggaaaagccagccagcgtgtactaccatggctcttggctcgccagaaatctgagactcccgtgctatgggcagaattctccgcggtactagacaaggcctttggtgaccctgaccgacagagaaaggctcttgtacgagtgaatacaatgaagcaagggaaacgtgactttgaagagttcttgaatgaatttgacgaagaacttcttaatgctggagggattaattgggatgataaccagaagaaggccttgttggacacggcaattaatgttgagttgctaaaagccatggttggtattaggcaggaggattcgtacgacaactactgtaatcaactgcgcgaaatcaaccacaacctccagagagtggccaggcttacacgaaaaggatctcgcgctgctgtccccacgcatgtcgctcgtacaagaccagcaggaggctctgaccggaccgggacccctgatcaaatggactgggaagccacccatgctcaaattgcagccctacaaaaggaagtcgcggccctccgtacgaaagggaccaggaccccaagaaaagctagtcaggcgcctgcagaggagaagcaaaagaggttgtctgagggcaaatgcctacgctgcggtgatcctgaccactttatacaagagtgccctacaaaacctaccaggcgccctaggcaggtggccacagttcaggaagaacaagaccaaatggatgactacagcgagagcgagtcggaaaacgaataa
- a CDS encoding uncharacterized protein (transcript_id=CADANIAT00000975) yields MAYSQQNTENQANKHRSPATNYQVGDKVWLSLKNIRTDRPSKKLDWKNAKYEVIGLVGSHAVRLNTPPGIHPVFHVDLLRLASSDPLPSQKNDDSQPPSIMVNGEEEYMVEKILDERRRRYGRGHRLEYLVKWSGYAQPTWEAATALEEVQALDEWLDHLSDSAKACAVLKARFLLLPEQ; encoded by the exons atggcctattcccaacagaatacagagaatcaggctaataaacacaggagcccggccacaaactaccaagtgggagataaggtctggctaagtctgaagaacatccgtacggaccgacccagtaagaaacttgactggaagaacgccaagtatgaggttataggcctggtgggcagtcatgctgtacggctgaatacgcccccagggatccatccagtcttccatgtggacctgcttcggctggcttcatcagatccacttccttcccagaagaatgatgatagccagccccctagcatcatggtgaacggtgaggaagaatacatggtagagaaaatcctggacgaacgtcgcaggagatacgggagaggtcaccggctggaatacctagtgaaatggtcaggctatgctcagccaacctgggaagctgccacagctttggaggaagtacaagctctggatgagtggctggatc accttagtgactcggccaaggcctgcgctgtcctgaaggcg cgattccttctt ttacctgaacagtaa
- a CDS encoding GMC family oxidoreductase (transcript_id=CADANIAT00000976) → MMLPRLFSFLAATAGVARAVNITGYEYVVVGSGAGGGPLAARLALAGHKTLLLEAGDDQGQTYNYSIPAYSARASEDEKLAWNFFVHHYADDERQARDFKTSYETPSGEIYTGLNPPEGSTLLGTLYPRTGTLGGCTAHNALIAVYPHQSDFEYISTLTGDSSWSPENMRGYFEKLERNKYLLPGLEGHGYDGWLQTETAPLSLVLKDPQLLSMLTGGAFALGNWTDNIYNIGTLLAGDANADRTTRDTVPGYYQIPVSTDDAHRNGAREFIIAVRDAKNADGSKKYPLDVRMNTHVTKVTFDETQDPPRAAGVEFLDGKHLYKASPLSNTASAGIPGAATASREVIVAGGVYNSPQILKLSGIGPADELEKFGIKVIKDLPGVGTNLQDHYEISVQGRIENDFSCLDGCTFGIRGEEDPCIDRWESPILGDRGIYSSPGLAATMYYKSSVTADNSFDIFCFGGPVNFRGYFPDYSINATDEHNWFTWAILKAHPRNTAGTVTLQSSNPLDVPKITFNYFDTGVGDYDADLTALYEAVELARDAFHRQPINVTEVLPGAAVTSKEDIETYVKDSAWGHHASCTCPIGADDDPMAVLDSKFRVRGVSGLRVVDASVYPKIPGTFTAVSTYMVAEKAADDILTELAAASS, encoded by the exons ATGATGCTTCCTCGTTTGTTCAGCTTCCTGGCTGCCACCGCTGGCGTCGCCAGGGCTGTCAACATCACCGGCTACGAGTATGTCGTCGTTGGCtccggtgctggtggtggtcCCTTGGCAGCACGCCTCGCTCTGGCTGGCCACAAGACTCTGCTACTCGAAGCTGGTGATGACCAGGGTCAAACCTACAACTATAGCATCCCTGCCTACTCAGCTAGAGCTTCGGAGGACGAGAAACTCGCATGGAACTTTTTCGTTCATCACTATGCCGATGATGAACGCCAAGCTCGCGATTTCAAGACGAGCTACGAAACACCTAGTGGCGAAATATACACCGGTCTGAATCCTCCTGAAGGCTCAACTTTACTGGGAACCCTCTATCCTCGCACAG GTACACTCGGAGGATGCACAGCACACAATGCTTTGATTGCTGTCTACCCCCACCAATCTGACTTTGAATACATCTCCACTTTGACTGGCGACAGCTCGTGGTCACCGGAGAACATGCGCGGATACTTtgaaaagctggagagaAACAAATACTTGctgcctggcttggagggTCACGGTTACGATGGCTGGCTCCAGACCGAGACAGCTCCCCTGAGCCTCGTTCTAAAGGACCCCCAGTTGCTCAGCATGCTGACCGGCGGTGCTTTTGCTCTTGGCAACTGGACCGACAATATCTACAACATTGGGACACTGCTAGCTGGCGACGCCAATGCTGACAGAACAACTCGTGATACCGTACCGGGCTACTACCAAATCCCCGTATCAACCGATGATGCTCACCGAAACGGTGCTCGTGAGTTTATTATCGCCGTACGAGATGCCAAAAATGCCGATGGCTCCAAGAAATACCCTCTTGATGTTCGCATGAACACTCACGTTACCAAAGTTACCTTCGACGAGACCCAAGATCCACCCCGTGCCGCTGGCGTCGAATTCCTTGATGGCAAGCATCTCTACAAGGCTAGCCCCCTGTCCAATACCGCCTCTGCCGGCATTCCGGGTGCTGCTACCGCTTCTCGTGAGGTTATTGTTGCTGGTGGCGTCTACAACTCCCCCCAGATCCTCAAGTTGAGTGGTATTGGTCCCGCCgacgagctggagaagttcgGTATCAAGGTTATCAAGGACTTGCCCGGTGTCGGCACCAACCTGCAGGACCACTACGAGATCTCCGTCCAGGGGAGAATTGAGAACGACTTCTCTTGCCTGGACGGATGCACCTTCGGCATccgcggcgaggaagatCCCTGCATCGACCGATGGGAATCTCCCATCCTTGGTGACCGCGGCATTTACTCGTCCCCAGGCCTCGCCGCCACCATGTATTACAAGAGCTCCGTTACTGCTGACAACAGCTTCgacatcttctgcttcggggGCCCAGTCAACTTCCGCGGCTACTTCCCCGACTACAGCATCAACGCCACCGACGAACACAATTGGTTCACTTGGGCTATCCTGAAGGCTCATCCCCGCAACACCGCTGGCACCGTGACACTGCAGTCCTCTAATCCCCTCGACGTCCCAAAGATCACCTTCAACTACTTTGACACCGGTGTTGGCGATTACGACGCTGATCTCACTGCACTCTACGAAGCCGTCGAGCTCGCCCGTGACGCCTTCCATCGCCAGCCAATCAACGTCACCGAGGTTCTTCCCGGCGCGGCCGTGACTTCCAAGGAAGACATTGAGACCTACGTCAAGGACAGCGCATGGGGTCACCACGCTTCGTGTACCTGCCCTATCGGTGCCGACGATGATCCCATGGCCGTGCTGGACTCCAAGTTCCGTGTTCGTGGCGTCTCTGGTCTccgtgttgttgatgcttcCGTTTACCCGAAGATTCCTGGTACTTTCACAGCTGTGTCGACCTACATGGTTGCTGAGAAGGCAGCTGATGATATCCTGACTGAGCTCGCTGCTGCTAGCTCTTGA
- a CDS encoding uncharacterized protein (transcript_id=CADANIAT00000977), with protein sequence MATLLSNYTKKSANVSSIYSPNIPPSPAYLRRETKQWLRTETYTAYASKAPQAYKTLDIRPHTKESRTREHKLPRWVLGRLVAARTGHGDFTAYHQRFNHPDYLESCSCAAGAEEFSRIVQESSFFKDICLNWARRSA encoded by the exons ATGGCAACACTGCTTAGCAACTATACAAAGAAATCAGCTAATGtctcctctatatacagccctaacatccccccatcccctgcatacctacgacgggagacaaaacagtggcttcgtacagagacatatacagcatatgctagtaaggcaccccaagcctacaagaccctggatatcagaccccatacaaaggaaagccgcacccgcgagcacaagcttccccgttgggtacttggccgactcgtcgccgcccgtacaggccacggagactttacggcataccaccagcgcttcaaccacccagactacctggagagctgctcttgtg ctgccggggctgaagaattcagccgcatcgtgcaagaatcatccttcttcaaggatatatgc